A region from the Pelagovum pacificum genome encodes:
- a CDS encoding trypsin-like serine peptidase — translation MRFRLAALLCLVASLATAQETDLLALRTLDAARGYEAVGRIEIDGRGFCTGALIEEDLVLTAAHCLYDQDNGERIDPTKLEFLAGLRDGRALAYRGVRRAIHPDSYVYSGTATLDNVALDIALLELDQPIRSTQIVPFDLGAEPRIGEPVSVVSYALDRAEAPSLQETCDVMGSQDRILVMTCNVDFGSSGAPVFSIAGGAPRIVSVVSAKAQVDEGRVALGMAIDQPLRALRTSLLSGGGDYGGVEQSRIRVIRPGEADGSDTGAKFLRP, via the coding sequence ATGCGTTTCAGACTGGCTGCACTGCTGTGCCTCGTCGCGTCCCTTGCCACGGCACAGGAGACGGACCTTCTCGCCCTGCGGACCCTCGACGCCGCGCGCGGCTACGAAGCGGTCGGCCGGATCGAGATCGACGGACGTGGCTTCTGCACCGGCGCGCTGATCGAGGAGGACCTCGTCCTCACGGCCGCGCACTGCCTCTACGATCAGGACAATGGCGAGCGGATCGATCCGACGAAGCTGGAGTTTCTCGCCGGTCTGCGCGACGGACGGGCGCTGGCCTACCGCGGCGTGCGGCGGGCGATCCACCCTGACTCCTATGTCTACAGTGGCACCGCGACGCTCGATAACGTCGCGCTGGACATCGCGCTGCTCGAGCTCGACCAGCCGATCCGATCCACCCAGATCGTGCCCTTCGACCTCGGCGCGGAGCCGCGTATCGGGGAGCCGGTGAGCGTCGTCTCTTACGCCCTCGACCGGGCGGAGGCACCGTCGCTTCAGGAGACCTGCGACGTCATGGGCTCGCAGGACCGGATCCTCGTGATGACCTGCAACGTCGATTTCGGCTCGTCCGGCGCGCCGGTGTTCAGCATCGCCGGTGGCGCGCCCCGGATCGTGTCCGTCGTGTCGGCCAAGGCGCAGGTCGACGAGGGCCGGGTCGCGCTTGGCATGGCCATCGACCAGCCGCTGCGCGCGCTGCGCACGTCGCTCCTCAGCGGGGGTGGCGATTACGGCGGCGTCGAGCAGTCCCGCATCCGGGTTATCCGGCCGGGCGAGGCCGATGGTTCCGACACCGGTGCGAAGTTCCTCCGGCCCTGA
- a CDS encoding Hsp20 family protein, with translation MRTFDLAPLYRGSVGFDQIADMMDRVLSTDTGGQTYPPYNIEKTAEDGWRISIAAAGFSDEDLSVEVRENALLVTGRKSEEAGERKYLHRGIATRAFERRFTLADHVRVLGASHVDGMLHIDLKREVPEALKPRRIAITKSGSETETEVVDSTPVN, from the coding sequence ATGCGTACGTTCGACCTTGCCCCGCTTTATCGCGGTTCCGTCGGCTTCGACCAGATCGCCGACATGATGGACCGGGTGCTCAGCACCGACACCGGCGGGCAGACCTACCCCCCTTACAACATCGAGAAGACGGCCGAGGACGGCTGGCGCATCTCGATCGCCGCTGCCGGGTTCTCCGACGAGGATCTCAGCGTGGAAGTGCGTGAGAACGCCCTGCTCGTCACCGGCCGCAAGTCCGAAGAAGCGGGTGAGCGCAAGTACCTGCACCGCGGCATCGCCACGCGCGCCTTCGAGCGTCGCTTCACGCTCGCCGACCACGTTCGCGTCCTTGGCGCCAGCCACGTCGACGGCATGCTGCACATCGACCTGAAGCGCGAAGTGCCCGAAGCGCTGAAACCCCGCCGTATCGCGATCACGAAATCCGGCTCCGAGACCGAGACGGAAGTCGTCGACTCGACACCCGTGAACTGA
- the glcF gene encoding glycolate oxidase subunit GlcF: MQTTFTDAQLADPDFARSNQILRACVHCGFCTATCPTYQVLGDELDSPRGRIYLIKDMLENERVPDETTVKHIDRCLSCLACMTTCPSGVHYMHLVDHARAYIEENYERPRRERALRWMLARILPHPRRFRLALLAAKVGRPFRALMPDARLKAMLDMAPKRIPPVSRNDDPQVFPAEGERLRRVALMTGCAQRALNTDINDATIRLLRRMGCEVVVAEGAGCCGALTHHMGKTDESHASAERNIRAWTREMDGEGLDAIVINTSGCGTTVKDYGHMFREGPLAAQAKKVSDLALDISELLAKIDLPEGAGKEMKVAYHSACSLQHGQKVKAAPKQLLAKAGFTVLEPADAHLCCGSAGTYNLMQPEISAKLKARKVATLEALTPDVIAAGNIGCMMQIGGGTVVPVVHTVELLDWATGGPKPPAMCGESATVTPEVPRLR, translated from the coding sequence ATGCAGACGACCTTCACCGACGCGCAGCTCGCCGATCCGGATTTCGCCCGGTCCAACCAGATCCTGCGGGCCTGCGTCCATTGCGGCTTCTGCACGGCCACCTGTCCGACCTACCAGGTGCTCGGCGACGAGCTCGATTCCCCGCGCGGGCGCATCTACCTCATCAAGGACATGCTGGAGAACGAGCGCGTCCCGGACGAGACGACGGTGAAGCACATCGACCGGTGCCTGTCCTGCCTCGCCTGCATGACGACCTGTCCGTCGGGCGTGCACTACATGCACCTCGTCGACCACGCCCGCGCCTATATCGAGGAGAACTACGAACGCCCGCGGCGGGAGCGCGCGTTGCGCTGGATGCTGGCGCGCATCCTGCCGCACCCGCGTCGGTTCCGGCTGGCCCTGCTGGCGGCGAAGGTCGGGCGGCCATTCCGGGCGCTGATGCCCGACGCGCGGCTGAAGGCGATGCTCGACATGGCACCGAAGCGCATCCCGCCGGTGTCGCGCAACGACGATCCGCAGGTCTTCCCGGCCGAGGGCGAACGACTGCGCCGCGTCGCGCTGATGACCGGCTGCGCACAGCGTGCGCTGAACACCGATATCAACGACGCCACCATCCGGCTGCTGCGCCGCATGGGGTGCGAGGTGGTGGTGGCCGAGGGCGCGGGCTGCTGCGGCGCGCTGACCCATCACATGGGCAAGACCGACGAGTCCCACGCCTCTGCCGAGCGCAACATCCGCGCCTGGACCCGCGAGATGGACGGCGAGGGGCTCGACGCCATCGTCATCAACACCTCGGGCTGCGGGACGACGGTGAAGGACTACGGCCACATGTTCCGCGAGGGGCCGCTCGCGGCCCAGGCGAAGAAGGTGTCCGACCTCGCGCTCGACATCTCCGAACTGCTGGCGAAGATCGACCTGCCGGAGGGGGCCGGCAAGGAGATGAAGGTCGCCTATCACTCCGCCTGCTCCCTGCAACACGGACAGAAGGTGAAGGCCGCGCCGAAGCAGTTGCTGGCGAAGGCCGGGTTCACGGTGCTGGAACCGGCGGATGCGCACCTCTGCTGCGGCTCGGCGGGGACCTACAACCTGATGCAGCCGGAGATCTCGGCCAAGCTGAAGGCGCGCAAGGTGGCGACGCTCGAGGCGCTGACGCCGGACGTCATCGCGGCGGGCAACATCGGCTGCATGATGCAGATCGGCGGCGGAACGGTCGTGCCGGTCGTGCACACGGTCGAGCTGCTCGACTGGGCGACCGGCGGACCGAAGCCCCCGGCGATGTGCGGTGAATCGGCCACGGTGACGCCCGAAGTGCCGCGGCTCCGCTAG